Proteins encoded together in one Pseudomonadota bacterium window:
- a CDS encoding DUF1176 domain-containing protein, whose protein sequence is MPSLFFLALLAAAQAQPASAGPQPGPNQGYDNWHIACDNIASCEANALASDFRLDQPATLLIQRQAGQVGYFRVVVRLRDPDVARVGLLVDGRKLAEGEVDSDGRFIIAPSRALKAARAIAGGRQATVVNATPGVAPIILARISLKGSAAALRRMDAEQGRTGTSDAIVARGRRSYRGKAEILPVVTQIAPARFEKLPGRKAIRELAATSGCDEQRRNDDESFDDRAQPLSQSDEEQVALVMIECGIGAYNVSALPYIARRDRSDDDAEWRFAPARFDYRPAWSANPDRPLLVNPYYNEQEGILGSYAKGRGLGDCGSGQSYVWDGDMFRLFEASAMDECRGVWQWPTVWRAYVQRRSADG, encoded by the coding sequence ATGCCCAGCCTGTTTTTTCTTGCCCTGCTTGCCGCCGCCCAGGCCCAGCCAGCCAGTGCCGGTCCGCAGCCGGGACCGAATCAGGGCTATGACAATTGGCATATCGCCTGTGACAATATCGCCAGCTGCGAGGCCAATGCACTGGCTTCCGATTTCCGCCTCGACCAGCCGGCGACACTGTTGATCCAGCGTCAGGCGGGACAGGTGGGGTATTTCCGCGTCGTGGTGCGGCTGCGCGATCCCGATGTCGCACGGGTCGGCCTGCTCGTCGATGGCCGTAAGCTCGCCGAAGGCGAAGTGGACAGCGATGGCCGCTTCATAATAGCCCCATCGCGTGCGCTGAAAGCCGCCCGTGCCATTGCCGGAGGCAGGCAGGCCACGGTGGTCAACGCCACGCCCGGCGTTGCGCCGATCATATTGGCGCGCATCTCGCTCAAGGGGTCGGCGGCGGCTCTGCGCCGCATGGATGCCGAGCAGGGCCGTACCGGCACCAGCGATGCCATCGTCGCGCGCGGACGCCGCAGCTATCGCGGCAAGGCCGAGATATTACCCGTTGTCACCCAGATCGCGCCAGCACGGTTTGAAAAGCTGCCCGGTCGCAAAGCGATACGCGAACTGGCCGCAACATCGGGTTGCGACGAACAGCGCCGCAATGATGACGAATCATTTGACGACCGGGCCCAGCCGCTCAGCCAGAGCGATGAGGAACAAGTGGCGCTGGTCATGATCGAATGCGGCATCGGCGCCTATAATGTCAGCGCTCTGCCCTATATTGCCCGGCGCGACCGCAGCGACGACGATGCCGAATGGCGCTTTGCACCGGCGCGCTTCGACTATCGCCCGGCATGGAGCGCCAACCCCGACAGGCCATTGCTGGTCAACCCTTATTATAATGAGCAGGAAGGCATTTTGGGCAGCTATGCCAAGGGCCGTGGTCTTGGCGATTGCGGCAGCGGCCAGAGCTATGTCTGGGACGGCGACATGTTCCGCCTGTTCGAGGCCAGTGCCATGGATGAATGCCGCGGCGTGTGGCAGTGGCCGACCGTCTGGCGCGCCTATGTCCAGCGCCGCTCCGCCGACGGATAG
- a CDS encoding 3-hydroxyacyl-CoA dehydrogenase NAD-binding domain-containing protein yields the protein MSSIAVIGAGQMGAGIAQVSAQSGYHVMLSDREIGIAEKAKQFIERQLSRAVQKGKIEAQQASVTLDRITPVGSYEPMASAELVIEAATEREDIKRAIFDEVGKVLGHQAVLASNTSSIPITRMAQASPDAERFVGVHFFNPVPVMGLIELIRGLATSGQTVEKVEHYAAAIGKKVVHANDAPGFIVNRILLPMLNEACFALGEGVATIPDIDTAITMGLNHPMGPLTLADFIGLDTCLHITNVLYSSTGDPKFRAAPLLVKYVEAGWLGRKTGRGFYDYSGDAPVPTR from the coding sequence ATGAGCAGCATTGCGGTTATCGGTGCCGGACAAATGGGGGCGGGAATTGCGCAGGTGAGCGCCCAGTCAGGCTATCATGTGATGCTTTCTGATCGCGAGATCGGCATCGCCGAAAAGGCCAAGCAGTTTATCGAGCGCCAACTTTCCCGTGCGGTCCAAAAAGGCAAGATCGAGGCGCAACAGGCCAGTGTGACGCTCGATCGTATCACCCCGGTGGGCAGCTATGAACCGATGGCTTCGGCCGAGCTGGTGATCGAGGCGGCCACCGAGCGTGAAGATATCAAGCGGGCGATTTTCGACGAAGTCGGCAAGGTGCTCGGGCACCAGGCGGTGCTCGCGAGCAATACCTCATCAATCCCGATCACCCGCATGGCTCAGGCTTCGCCCGATGCGGAGCGCTTTGTCGGAGTGCATTTCTTCAACCCGGTGCCGGTCATGGGTCTGATCGAGCTTATCCGCGGACTTGCGACTTCCGGCCAGACGGTGGAAAAGGTCGAGCATTATGCCGCCGCCATCGGCAAGAAGGTGGTGCATGCCAATGACGCGCCGGGCTTCATCGTTAACCGCATCCTGCTGCCGATGCTCAACGAAGCGTGCTTTGCGCTGGGCGAGGGCGTGGCGACCATCCCCGATATCGACACCGCCATCACCATGGGCCTCAACCACCCGATGGGGCCGCTGACCCTTGCCGATTTTATCGGGCTTGATACCTGTTTGCATATTACCAATGTACTCTATTCCAGCACCGGCGACCCGAAATTCCGCGCTGCGCCGCTGCTGGTGAAATATGTCGAGGCCGGCTGGCTCGGCCGCAAGACGGGTCGTGGCTTTTACGATTATTCGGGTGACGCACCGGTGCCGACGCGGTGA
- a CDS encoding MerR family transcriptional regulator — MDDSAANRTMGIRELVKRTGLTSRALRFYEARGLLTPLRSYNGQRYYGPRELERVHRIVVLKSAGLSLSQMKDLFDGQMVDLDGLLHAQLEMLEEEAQQIDRTRSVIHFALSRIARSEPLDAATFCSLIESGDKMMNQEPKEWKQVTDRYFSPEAKAEWAQTWGDMPEGFDQEAYARQWQALGDKIKAALPLKPESEQAQRFVDEWFALLKPFTDIASPEMMAGTTRMYDDMDQWAGTGEGQADPGFDKEVWEFMKLASAVRMSRNADGPQCPAKTPQQK; from the coding sequence ATGGATGATTCTGCTGCCAATAGGACCATGGGTATCCGTGAACTGGTGAAACGCACCGGCCTTACCAGTCGGGCATTGCGCTTTTACGAGGCACGCGGACTGCTCACGCCACTGCGCAGCTATAATGGCCAGCGCTATTATGGCCCGCGCGAACTCGAACGGGTGCACCGGATTGTGGTGCTCAAATCTGCCGGGCTCAGCCTGTCGCAGATGAAAGACCTGTTTGATGGCCAGATGGTCGATCTTGACGGCTTGCTTCATGCCCAGCTGGAAATGCTGGAAGAGGAGGCGCAACAGATTGATCGCACCCGCAGTGTCATCCATTTTGCCCTGTCCCGCATCGCCCGCAGCGAGCCGCTCGATGCCGCGACCTTCTGCTCGCTGATCGAAAGCGGAGACAAGATGATGAATCAGGAACCGAAAGAATGGAAACAGGTCACCGACCGCTATTTCTCGCCAGAAGCCAAGGCGGAATGGGCGCAGACATGGGGTGATATGCCCGAGGGCTTTGATCAGGAGGCCTATGCCCGGCAATGGCAGGCACTCGGCGACAAGATCAAGGCGGCCCTGCCGCTGAAGCCCGAAAGTGAACAGGCACAGCGCTTTGTCGATGAATGGTTTGCGCTGCTCAAACCCTTTACCGACATTGCTTCACCGGAAATGATGGCGGGTACCACGCGCATGTATGACGATATGGATCAATGGGCCGGAACCGGTGAGGGACAGGCAGATCCCGGCTTTGATAAAGAGGTCTGGGAGTTTATGAAACTGGCCAGCGCAGTGCGAATGTCCCGCAATGCGGATGGTCCGCAATGCCCCGCCAAAACCCCGCAACAGAAATAG
- the phbB gene encoding acetoacetyl-CoA reductase, whose product MGRVAVVTGGTRGIGEAISLALKDQGRTVIASYGGNDEAAQAFSERTGIATQKWDVGDFVSCMEAVEKITADHGDIDILVNNAGITRDATMMKMSWEQWDEVIRVDLTGCFNMAKGVFPGMRTRGWGRIVNIGSVNGQGGQIGQVNYAAAKSGIHGFTKSLAMEGARYGVTANAIAPGYIATEMLSSIPEKVMEKIVAQIPVGRLGQAEEIARGVTFLTSEDANFVTGSTLSINGGQHMY is encoded by the coding sequence ATGGGCAGAGTAGCAGTGGTTACCGGCGGTACGCGCGGCATTGGCGAGGCGATCAGTCTGGCGCTGAAGGATCAGGGGCGCACGGTAATCGCCAGCTATGGCGGCAATGACGAAGCGGCACAGGCCTTTTCCGAGCGCACCGGCATCGCAACGCAGAAATGGGATGTCGGCGATTTCGTTTCCTGCATGGAGGCGGTGGAGAAAATCACTGCCGATCATGGCGATATCGACATTCTTGTGAACAATGCCGGCATCACCCGCGACGCGACGATGATGAAGATGAGCTGGGAGCAGTGGGACGAGGTGATCCGCGTCGACCTTACCGGCTGCTTCAACATGGCCAAGGGCGTGTTCCCCGGCATGCGCACCCGGGGCTGGGGACGCATCGTCAATATCGGTTCGGTCAATGGCCAGGGAGGTCAGATCGGCCAGGTAAACTATGCTGCCGCCAAATCGGGCATTCACGGCTTCACCAAATCGCTGGCGATGGAAGGCGCGCGCTATGGCGTTACCGCCAATGCTATTGCGCCTGGCTATATCGCCACCGAGATGCTTTCCAGCATTCCGGAAAAGGTGATGGAGAAGATCGTCGCGCAAATCCCGGTCGGACGACTGGGCCAAGCCGAGGAGATTGCCCGCGGTGTGACTTTCCTGACTTCCGAGGATGCCAATTTTGTCACCGGGTCGACCCTCTCGATCAATGGCGGCCAGCATATGTACTAA
- a CDS encoding cob(I)yrinic acid a,c-diamide adenosyltransferase — MVKLNKIYTRTGDDGTTGLVDGSRVAKSHVRMEAIGDVDELNSLIGVALVEIANETSAEIAQADIPRALRRIQNDLFDLGADIATPGDDFAPSDMALRMVSAQTKWLELEIDRINDQLEPLTSFILPGGSHAAAAVHVARATARRAERRIVALHDAESINPAASAYINRLSDFLFVLARFINRASGGDPLWVPGASR; from the coding sequence ATGGTCAAACTCAACAAGATTTATACCCGCACCGGCGATGATGGCACCACCGGTCTTGTCGACGGCAGCCGTGTCGCCAAATCCCATGTCCGCATGGAAGCGATTGGAGATGTCGATGAGCTCAACAGCCTGATCGGGGTGGCCCTGGTCGAGATTGCCAATGAAACATCCGCCGAAATCGCCCAGGCGGATATACCCAGGGCATTGCGGCGTATCCAGAACGATCTGTTCGACCTCGGCGCGGATATTGCGACGCCGGGCGATGATTTCGCGCCGTCGGATATGGCGCTGCGCATGGTATCGGCACAGACCAAATGGCTGGAACTGGAGATTGACCGGATCAATGACCAGCTTGAGCCGCTGACGAGCTTCATCCTGCCTGGTGGCAGTCACGCCGCTGCTGCGGTGCATGTTGCCCGTGCAACGGCGCGGCGCGCCGAGCGCCGCATCGTTGCGCTGCACGATGCGGAAAGCATCAACCCGGCGGCATCGGCCTATATCAACCGGCTTTCGGACTTTCTTTTCGTTCTGGCGCGCTTTATCAACAGGGCGAGTGGTGGCGATCCGCTCTGGGTGCCCGGCGCGTCGCGTTAG
- a CDS encoding multidrug efflux SMR transporter has product MNAWMLLAVAIIFEIIGTSLLKASDGFARWWLGVASIGCYWVCFFFLAVAIKTIPVGVAYAIWSGIGIVAITLIGWLLFKQGLSVVQIGCIALIAIGAIGLNLTTPPEQADGTSEIQA; this is encoded by the coding sequence ATGAACGCCTGGATGCTGCTTGCAGTCGCGATCATCTTCGAGATCATCGGAACCAGCCTGCTCAAGGCCTCGGACGGCTTTGCCCGCTGGTGGCTGGGGGTAGCGTCCATCGGCTGCTATTGGGTGTGTTTTTTCTTTCTGGCGGTGGCGATCAAGACCATTCCGGTCGGTGTCGCCTATGCCATCTGGTCGGGCATCGGCATCGTCGCCATTACCCTGATCGGCTGGCTGCTGTTCAAACAGGGGCTGAGCGTTGTCCAGATCGGCTGTATCGCGCTGATCGCCATCGGCGCGATCGGCCTTAATCTGACCACGCCGCCCGAGCAGGCGGATGGCACGTCGGAGATACAGGCCTAA
- a CDS encoding DCC1-like thiol-disulfide oxidoreductase family protein, whose translation MNAQPETPVIPDGPIIVFDAMCVLCSVNARFVLKYDKRHHFYLASMQNSVGETLYRRNGIDPANPETLILVNGDTVLRDSDAVLAIYTGLGWPWRAFGIFKLVPKFLRDPLYRFIARNRYRIFGQRETCWMPSPEQRARVL comes from the coding sequence GTGAACGCGCAGCCAGAAACGCCGGTCATTCCCGACGGACCGATAATCGTCTTTGACGCCATGTGTGTCTTGTGCAGCGTCAACGCCCGGTTCGTGCTGAAATATGACAAGCGGCACCATTTCTATCTTGCCTCGATGCAGAACAGCGTTGGCGAAACGCTGTATCGCCGCAACGGCATTGATCCGGCCAATCCCGAAACGCTGATACTGGTCAATGGCGATACCGTGCTGCGCGATAGCGATGCGGTGCTTGCAATCTATACCGGCCTGGGCTGGCCCTGGAGAGCATTCGGCATTTTCAAACTGGTGCCGAAATTCCTGCGCGACCCGCTCTATCGCTTCATCGCGCGCAACCGTTACCGTATTTTCGGCCAGCGCGAGACCTGTTGGATGCCATCGCCCGAGCAGCGGGCGCGGGTGCTTTAG
- a CDS encoding GNAT family N-acetyltransferase encodes MAGAGGIQPQEMRLRVAQPDDYDALGQLVYDAVHAEPSPYNAAQRAAWMPAPRHGADWHARLAGQHVVVAEDGAGIAQGFMSLEPGDDPGHGYVDFAYIRAEARGSGLFRRIYAEIEKHARDAGLTRLNTHASLAAQPAFAAMGFVVEEEEAVAIGAEKLKRFAMMHSLD; translated from the coding sequence ATGGCCGGGGCTGGCGGCATACAGCCGCAAGAGATGCGGCTTCGCGTAGCGCAGCCGGACGATTATGATGCGCTGGGCCAGCTGGTCTATGATGCAGTCCACGCCGAACCCAGCCCCTATAATGCCGCACAGCGCGCCGCCTGGATGCCAGCGCCGCGCCATGGCGCTGACTGGCATGCGCGCCTTGCCGGGCAGCATGTGGTCGTCGCCGAAGATGGTGCAGGCATTGCCCAGGGCTTTATGAGCCTCGAACCCGGGGATGATCCGGGTCATGGCTATGTCGATTTTGCCTATATCCGTGCCGAAGCGCGCGGCAGCGGTTTGTTTCGCCGGATCTATGCGGAGATCGAGAAGCATGCCCGCGATGCGGGGCTGACACGGCTCAACACCCATGCCAGTCTTGCCGCGCAGCCGGCCTTTGCCGCCATGGGCTTTGTCGTAGAGGAGGAAGAGGCGGTTGCAATCGGCGCTGAAAAGCTGAAACGATTTGCGATGATGCACAGCCTTGACTGA
- the egtB gene encoding ergothioneine biosynthesis protein EgtB, whose product MADGYASIRALTNALTGPLSDADATVQSMEDASPAKWHLAHTSWFFETFLLRDHLPGYRAFDDDFAYLFNSYYEAEGVRHARPARGMITRPSLDRVRDYRAHVDAAMAPLLESDDPDITALLTLGMHHEQQHQELLLTDIKHLFAQNPCMPAIWDALPGTSSASALRWHQHEGGCVAIGHEGDAFAFDCEGPRHEQLLQPFAIASRPVTNGEWRAFIADGGYQDHRHWLSDGWAWVQENAISAPLYWWQDDASWQLFTLSGLQPLHDDAPVTHISLYEADAYASWAARTLGAEWQGARLPTEAEWETAMRDADPLAGQQLDDAGPVHPAMPVPDDAGLIAPFGSVWEWTGSAYRPYPRFVPAEGAVGEYNGKFMSGQFVLKGGSCATPRGHLRHSYRNFFYPHQRWQFTGVRLARDL is encoded by the coding sequence ATGGCCGATGGCTATGCCTCCATCCGGGCCTTGACCAATGCCCTGACCGGGCCGCTGAGCGATGCCGATGCCACAGTGCAGTCGATGGAAGATGCCTCACCGGCGAAATGGCATCTGGCGCATACCAGCTGGTTTTTCGAGACCTTTTTGCTGCGTGATCATCTGCCCGGCTATCGGGCCTTTGACGATGATTTTGCCTATCTGTTCAACAGTTATTATGAAGCCGAGGGCGTGCGCCATGCCCGGCCTGCGCGGGGCATGATCACCCGGCCCTCGCTGGATCGGGTGCGCGATTACCGCGCTCATGTCGACGCGGCGATGGCACCGCTGCTCGAATCCGATGATCCGGATATCACTGCGCTGCTTACGCTCGGCATGCATCACGAACAGCAGCATCAGGAGCTGCTGCTCACCGATATCAAGCATCTGTTCGCGCAGAACCCGTGCATGCCGGCGATCTGGGACGCGCTTCCCGGGACCAGCAGCGCCAGCGCGCTGCGCTGGCATCAGCATGAAGGCGGTTGCGTGGCCATCGGCCATGAGGGTGACGCTTTTGCCTTTGATTGCGAGGGGCCGCGCCATGAGCAATTGCTCCAGCCTTTTGCCATTGCCTCACGCCCCGTCACCAATGGCGAGTGGCGCGCCTTTATCGCCGATGGCGGCTATCAGGACCATCGTCACTGGCTCTCCGATGGCTGGGCCTGGGTGCAGGAAAATGCCATATCCGCACCGCTTTACTGGTGGCAGGATGACGCATCCTGGCAGCTGTTCACCCTGTCGGGATTACAGCCCCTGCATGATGATGCGCCGGTGACGCATATCAGCCTTTATGAAGCCGATGCCTATGCTAGCTGGGCCGCCCGGACATTGGGTGCCGAATGGCAGGGCGCGCGGCTGCCGACCGAGGCCGAATGGGAGACGGCGATGCGCGATGCGGATCCGCTCGCCGGGCAGCAGCTCGACGATGCCGGACCGGTGCATCCGGCAATGCCGGTGCCCGATGATGCCGGGTTGATTGCACCTTTTGGTTCGGTCTGGGAATGGACTGGCAGCGCCTATCGCCCCTATCCACGCTTCGTACCGGCGGAAGGCGCAGTCGGCGAATATAATGGCAAGTTCATGAGCGGCCAGTTCGTGCTCAAGGGCGGCAGCTGCGCCACCCCGCGCGGCCATCTGCGCCACAGCTATCGCAACTTCTTCTATCCGCATCAACGCTGGCAATTTACCGGTGTTCGGCTGGCGCGTGATCTCTGA
- a CDS encoding exopolysaccharide biosynthesis protein, protein MRRNSLIGQLMDDEPNSTGQSHAISDMLDQALSAGGDNEKISIGDLLTAFSSRGFGPLLLLFALVALLPPLGGVPLVPTTMGALIGLTSAQMLFGAKHPWVPKWLKTKGVSRKLVKATRDRGGSWLRKIDALIGRRWDWATGPAGSTIAGILCLLLALLMPPLELLPFAVAVPASAVALFGLAIMARDGVLMVLGWIASIIIFFFLMPAAIETIIGFFD, encoded by the coding sequence TTGCGCAGAAATAGCCTGATCGGACAGCTAATGGACGATGAACCGAACAGCACAGGCCAGAGCCATGCCATTTCCGATATGCTCGATCAGGCGCTGAGTGCCGGCGGGGACAATGAAAAAATCTCGATCGGCGATTTGCTGACCGCTTTTTCCAGCCGCGGTTTTGGGCCGTTGCTGCTGCTGTTTGCGCTTGTTGCACTATTGCCGCCACTGGGCGGTGTGCCGCTGGTTCCGACTACCATGGGGGCACTTATCGGTCTTACTTCGGCGCAGATGCTGTTCGGGGCGAAACATCCCTGGGTGCCGAAATGGCTGAAGACAAAGGGTGTATCGCGCAAGCTGGTCAAGGCGACACGCGACCGGGGGGGTTCCTGGTTACGCAAGATCGATGCCCTTATCGGTCGGCGCTGGGACTGGGCCACAGGGCCCGCCGGCTCCACCATTGCCGGCATCTTGTGTCTCTTGCTGGCGCTGTTGATGCCTCCACTGGAATTGCTGCCCTTTGCGGTTGCCGTGCCTGCCTCCGCCGTTGCCCTGTTCGGCCTTGCGATTATGGCGCGCGATGGTGTGCTGATGGTGCTCGGCTGGATTGCATCGATAATTATCTTCTTCTTCCTTATGCCCGCGGCGATTGAAACGATTATCGGCTTTTTCGATTAG
- a CDS encoding HNH endonuclease produces the protein MYHSDLIDRAIAEKHSDATRHPDSCPALVLNADYTPLSYYPLSLWPWQTAIKAVFLDRVDIVSSYEREVHSPNLDMKIPSVIALKQYVKPSEYPAFTRFNLFLRDKFTCQYCGSTENLTFDHVVPRRLGGKTTWQNVATACSPCNMKKGGRTPEQAHMKLMVPPIRPTNWQLQERGRAFPPNYLHETWRDWLYWDVELEA, from the coding sequence ATGTATCACAGCGACCTGATCGACCGTGCCATTGCCGAGAAGCACAGCGATGCGACGCGCCACCCGGACAGTTGCCCGGCGCTGGTGCTCAATGCCGATTACACGCCGCTCAGCTATTATCCGCTCAGCCTGTGGCCATGGCAGACCGCGATCAAGGCGGTGTTCCTCGACCGTGTGGACATCGTTTCCAGCTATGAGCGCGAGGTGCACAGCCCCAATCTCGACATGAAAATCCCATCGGTGATTGCGCTTAAGCAATATGTCAAACCGTCGGAATATCCCGCCTTCACCCGGTTCAACCTGTTCCTGCGCGACAAGTTCACCTGCCAATATTGCGGTTCGACCGAGAACCTGACTTTTGATCATGTCGTGCCGCGCCGCCTTGGCGGCAAGACCACCTGGCAGAATGTCGCCACCGCCTGCTCGCCCTGCAATATGAAAAAGGGCGGTCGCACCCCGGAACAGGCGCATATGAAGCTGATGGTGCCGCCGATCCGTCCGACCAACTGGCAGCTGCAGGAACGTGGCCGCGCCTTCCCGCCCAACTATCTCCACGAAACCTGGCGCGACTGGCTCTACTGGGATGTCGAGCTGGAGGCGTAG
- a CDS encoding class I SAM-dependent methyltransferase — protein sequence MTGFDRQTLEFYSRQAPIYTASGKGGINRALPAFVTLLPPGAHILELGCGGGLDAEYLIQRGFTVDATDGVAEMAAKAERRLGQPVRVMRFDELVSSEEYDAVLASYSLLHVPLTELPDILQRVWFALKPCGHHLAIYKAGGTEGRDTLGRYFNYVSHEQAETAYKAAGPWTKLEIEDFTAIGYDGKEGPRLTIVAQK from the coding sequence GTGACCGGCTTCGACCGGCAGACACTGGAGTTCTATAGCCGGCAAGCGCCGATCTATACCGCCAGTGGCAAGGGAGGTATAAATCGTGCCCTGCCAGCATTTGTAACGCTGCTACCGCCCGGCGCGCATATCCTGGAGCTTGGATGCGGCGGCGGGCTGGACGCCGAATATCTTATACAGCGCGGCTTCACCGTCGATGCTACCGATGGGGTCGCCGAAATGGCGGCAAAGGCAGAGCGCAGACTGGGCCAGCCGGTACGGGTCATGCGTTTTGATGAACTGGTATCATCGGAGGAATATGACGCGGTGCTGGCATCTTACAGCCTGCTGCATGTGCCTTTGACCGAATTGCCCGATATACTGCAACGGGTCTGGTTTGCACTCAAACCGTGCGGACATCATCTGGCAATATACAAGGCAGGCGGCACAGAAGGGCGCGACACTTTAGGGCGCTATTTCAATTACGTTTCTCATGAACAGGCGGAGACAGCATATAAAGCTGCCGGGCCGTGGACGAAGCTGGAAATCGAGGATTTCACAGCCATTGGTTATGATGGCAAAGAGGGGCCGCGTTTAACCATAGTTGCGCAGAAATAG
- the gluQRS gene encoding tRNA glutamyl-Q(34) synthetase GluQRS → MTLRTRFAPSPTGHLHIGHGYAALMVEAEARRLGAAVTLRIEDTDATRCRPAFTEAIIEDLTWLGFGWDRLVVQSERLAHYDAAITRLAADGLAYRCFCSRKEVAAAATKTGPEGPLYPGTCRGLDPDVAAARAEIEPYGWRFDHRAAMNRYGRLSWRDSDGVAHIAEPGLLGDVLLASRDRPASYHLAVVVDDAADAISHVVRGADLLLATHIHRLLQAALGLATPVYHHHKLLLDSDGRKLAKSRVSMALTTLRQSGVEAIALRRDLMEKRFPAGITLQTP, encoded by the coding sequence ATGACCCTGCGCACCCGTTTTGCACCCAGCCCGACCGGCCATCTGCATATCGGCCATGGCTATGCCGCGCTGATGGTCGAGGCTGAGGCACGGCGTCTCGGTGCCGCTGTGACCTTGCGCATCGAGGACACCGATGCCACCCGCTGCAGGCCCGCATTCACCGAGGCGATTATCGAAGACCTGACCTGGCTGGGCTTTGGCTGGGACCGGCTGGTGGTGCAGTCGGAGCGGCTGGCGCATTATGATGCGGCGATCACCCGGCTGGCGGCGGACGGCCTGGCCTATCGCTGTTTCTGTTCGCGCAAGGAGGTTGCCGCGGCGGCGACTAAAACCGGACCTGAGGGGCCGCTATACCCTGGCACCTGCCGTGGTCTCGATCCGGATGTCGCTGCAGCACGCGCCGAGATCGAACCATATGGCTGGCGCTTTGATCATCGCGCGGCGATGAACCGCTATGGGCGGCTCAGCTGGCGGGACAGTGACGGGGTGGCGCATATAGCCGAGCCTGGCCTGCTCGGCGATGTCCTGCTCGCCAGCCGTGACCGGCCCGCCAGCTATCATCTCGCTGTCGTCGTCGACGATGCTGCCGATGCGATCAGCCATGTCGTGCGCGGTGCCGACCTGTTGCTGGCCACCCATATCCACCGGCTGTTGCAGGCAGCGCTCGGCCTCGCCACGCCAGTCTATCACCACCATAAGCTGCTGCTCGACAGCGATGGCCGCAAGCTTGCCAAATCGCGTGTCTCAATGGCGCTGACGACGCTGCGGCAATCGGGGGTTGAGGCAATAGCATTGCGCCGTGATCTCATGGAAAAGCGTTTTCCTGCTGGCATTACGCTGCAAACACCCTAA
- the egtD gene encoding L-histidine N(alpha)-methyltransferase, giving the protein MDCFRNTRRRAIPARWLYDQAGSELFEAITELPEYYPTRTETALLEKHCPDAVEITGKGGCVVEFGSGSSTKTPHLLRAVQPDSYVPIDISGDFLRQSASALAVDFPAVDVLPLEGDFMGELTLPEGCAGQRRLGFFPGSTIGNMVARTSVDLLRSMRRTLGTGAYLLIGMDRIKSPDILVPAYDDSQGVTAAFNYNLLRRINAELDGSIAVEQFRHVARWNDEHARIEMHLEAQADMHFEVAGERFTMTRGETIHTENSHKYGPRDARLMLRAGGWVPVAEWTDPKDWFALILAEARPYQTAP; this is encoded by the coding sequence ATGGACTGTTTTCGCAACACCAGGCGCCGCGCCATCCCGGCACGCTGGCTCTATGACCAGGCCGGATCAGAGCTGTTCGAGGCGATCACCGAACTGCCAGAATATTATCCCACCCGCACCGAGACGGCGTTGCTGGAAAAGCATTGCCCGGATGCGGTGGAGATAACCGGCAAGGGCGGGTGTGTGGTGGAATTCGGCTCCGGTTCCTCAACCAAAACGCCGCATCTGCTTCGCGCGGTACAGCCAGACAGCTATGTGCCGATCGATATCAGTGGCGATTTCCTGCGCCAATCGGCATCGGCACTGGCGGTGGACTTCCCCGCTGTCGACGTGTTGCCGCTTGAGGGTGATTTCATGGGCGAGCTGACCTTGCCGGAAGGCTGTGCCGGGCAGCGGCGACTGGGCTTCTTCCCGGGATCGACCATCGGCAATATGGTGGCGCGTACCTCTGTTGACCTGTTGCGCTCGATGCGCCGGACGCTGGGCACCGGGGCATATCTGCTGATCGGTATGGACCGGATCAAGTCGCCCGATATCCTCGTCCCCGCCTATGATGACAGCCAGGGCGTCACCGCTGCGTTCAATTATAATCTGCTGCGGCGGATCAATGCCGAGCTGGACGGCAGCATTGCGGTCGAGCAGTTCCGCCATGTCGCCCGCTGGAATGACGAACATGCGCGCATCGAAATGCATCTGGAAGCACAGGCGGACATGCACTTCGAGGTCGCGGGCGAACGCTTCACCATGACCCGGGGTGAGACGATTCATACCGAAAACAGCCACAAATATGGTCCGCGCGATGCGCGCCTGATGCTGCGTGCAGGCGGCTGGGTACCGGTGGCTGAGTGGACCGATCCGAAAGACTGGTTCGCGCTGATCCTGGCGGAAGCCCGGCCCTATCAGACCGCCCCCTGA